The sequence GGGTATATGATTGGTGAAACCTAACAGCAAGTTGTGTAACCTAACAGCAAGTTGTGTAACAGATAATATGACATGATTACCATGCACAACTTGAGTGAGTTGATTATTCAAGCACAATgctttcatattttatatatatatatatatatatatctagatttaagtttatataaaaagtacATCTAAAATTGTACAAACTCACAGTACTGGAGGAAAAGATAGCTACTGCTAATCAAATAGTTTTTAGCTTGAATCAATTGATGTGCAACACTGTTAAGTCAACTTGATGAGAATGACAGGAATGAATTTTAAGGGGGCAAGGGGCAGCTTCGGGAGCTTTATAGAAGTGGAAATCACTGTTGAGTTGAACTGATTCAATTGAATTGTTTTTGACAAAATATGAGGTTGCTTACATTGAGAACCACAGTTTAAAGTTGTTGGACCCATGAAATTGACACATATATTAACTGGGCTTTTACTATGCTATCTAATGCAGACAATTACTACTGAGATTCTGGTTTTCTACTGGTAGAAGTTATAGCATTTTAGTTTAAGGAGTTTTTAAAAGacttcaaaatttgaagaaatgaCTTGGAGATCCCTAGAAGTAATTGGACTCAAGGAAATCTAACTCAAAATTTCTAATGGAAAGTGGAGCTGATCGTAGAGAAATGGGCAAGTTTATACAACCACAACTACTCAGCTTATTATTTACAGCTTTTCACAGTATCCTCCAATTCATTCTTATGTTCAGTGACACAAAATTTCTGGCAACTTTTTTTTGTATACTACAAGTGTCAATGGCAAGATCATgtaaaaatgatattgtttcAATCATAATTTATCACTTTGACAAATTGTGAAAAAGGTTGTGCTCATACTATTActccatacatatataaaatcattagAATCTTTAAAAGTATtcatattaagaaaaaaaaaagataataataaaaagatagaaatgaaaaagtaaaaagaaaaagaagaagagttaCTTGATTAGATAGAGTTACTTCTATAAGGGgtattatgaaaaaagaaaaagaaaaaggctgTAAGCTACTAGCTAGTGACAACTTTCAACGATTATaaggattttttaaaaataaaaataaagtaatgacatgtcattttattattaataaaaaaaaagtttgtgtatgttcaaaaaatataaagaattatAAAGAATAAGCTATCATATCCAGAATTATAGCGACTCTtcaaaatcaacaataaaattgttattggtAATGTGGGACCATTCGAACAAAACTCTAATTAATAATGTTTGCAATTGAGTTGTCAAACTTTCTACATCTTCAAAAGTACGATGATTTTATTATCTCCACAAAATCACATCAAATAAAGGTACTAGattccaaaaattcaaaaatactgCACAAACAAGTTACAGTAACCAAACAAGAGATccatgaacaattttttataacacCAATTGAATTAAGAAAGATCTATACACAACTCCACAAATCATGAGCTATAGAGCAATGTAACAATAAATGATCTATACACTTTCTGCTGCCTCTCAATCTCCCAACTCACAACCCTCACTTATAGGAATATTTGAGTAAATTTACAATATTAGAAAGGAATTTACTGACTTTAATTCCCAATCATTAGAATCTCTATAAAATCTAACATCCAAGCTCTGTGCCTCCCCATGTAGCAAACCAAACCAACAATGAGTGAATTGATGCATGACTATCTACCAAGcataaaaaaagttatgaaaaaaaacTCTTTCCAGACAATGTTTCCCACACTAGTTGGCATGCCAAAACCGTACTCGAATGTCATCACCTACATCGAAGGACACATAACCGTGTGTTCCTCTAGCAGATTTCAAAATCCATCCTCCCATTCCTTACCATACTTCGTAGGTATTAACCCTCTCTCTGTAGGTGTGTGTGCCAAAGTTTTTTCCCCAATAAAGTTTCATTAAAGGTTACTAACTTCTGTACTCTCAACCTTCCATTAGCGGTAAGAGAAGTTGAGTGCATATGCAAtcttttaaagaaataaaaataaaaatcaagcaGTTTCTGTATAGAAAATTGTctgtttattttttggagaagaagTATAGAGATTAGGTAGAAAATAGTTGAGttcaaattttagaaattaggtaggttatgatatttttttgaaGGCTTACCAGAAGTAAACCTAATtgtgaattcaaaaagaaagagagtttaAATtacggtaaaaaaaaaaaaaacacttctgGTCATGAAAGTAAAGCTGAACCAATTCTTTTCAAACGGTATGCAGTATGCTCTTGAACACCCTCGTCGCAATCCTGTTCGTTCCTTAGCCTATAATTTTGAATCATTTTACTGGCGCTTAACATGCAGAATGGTAACCAACCAACCATTCAAGTGACAAGTACATAATGTACTACTCTTCAATAGCTAGGAACGCAAATTCTCTTTGTTATGACACTTTTATATACACacagaaaaatatatgaatatgatTTGTTCAAAAAATGAAGATAAGCATATCATGTAGCATAAAAGATTACTATGCCCAGAAGTCCCATTGATTTATGTGATTACTGCATATGTATGGGTGAGTTGCATGTTATGCGCCTACACCTATAAAAGCGACCTTTATTGTTGCTATAAAAGTGACTACTATTTCATGAGCAAATTAGAAAAGGAAAGGTGATGAGGTTGAGAAGTAAACATATAGACGGGTATAAGCAACCAGTGACGCCAGACCATCCTTGAAAGTGTGCAAGAGTGGGAAGAATTTCCGCTCTTTCTCACTATGAAATGGCATCACCAACCCTATTCGAGACCTTTGCTCCTATTTGAAAAATCCTGGTTTCGACAAGGCCATGGTCATGGGAAGCAAAAATTAAGACCCAGAATCTAAAACTAGAGACAAACCACGCACAAGGCAGCAACATCGGGATTTTGACGGGAGAGAGAGCTCAGGCCACCCTTTGCATCCAATTCAACAATCAACGCAAATATGAACTGAGAACATCACAGACCAACAATTCACATTGCCCAGTTCCCAAGGAGTTCAAGGCTGGTGGGGGGGTCGAAAGAGTTTTATTCTGGTAATTGAAATCAAAAAGACAACATAATCATGGAAGAATTATATAGGAGGACAGATGGTATGTGCTGGGCAGTGGGCATTGAGAGGAGCCCCAAGACTGTGACAGCTTTTTGAATCGTTAAAATCCTTAGTAACAGGGTAAGTTTGACCTGCAGAACCCTCAACGCCATATCAATTCTGTCCAAACAAATCCGTCAAATTTGAGCTATTGGTTCCtaggagaaaagagaaatagaaaagtGCACTAGTAACAATTCTACCACTTCCAACCAATTGAAATTCACATTAATAAAATCTCAGGAAAAGCACCGACTATGCCCCCATCAACTTGGTTCACTAATTCTCACAAGTCATAAGAACACCTAGGCCAAAACGCTCAAGTAGTTTATTAcagtgaaaacaaaattcataATCAAGAATATTAAATTGTAAGGGAAATATAACCTGGCAATAcaaattgaaccaaaaataTAACAGAACCTGACAGAACCCAGTATTTAGTTTTAACATATGGACCCCCTGCTTGTGGAGAAGAAACAACTATCATAACCAAAGCTGCTACTGGAAGTTGAAAATAACTCTTAATTTTGCCTCTCTGATCATCTTATCTGCGAAGGAGAACAAAGTAACCCAGATGCATCTGATCCAATAACTGAAAGATCACAAACAGCACAAAGCTGCCCTTCCTGGTCTGGAACAAACCGTGAACTGCAGTAAGGGCATGATATGTCCTTCTGTCCACGGTATATAGGCACGTATGTTGCACCACAAACTACAAATGGGTTTCTGAAGTCATAATTCAGCTGGGTTGCATCTTGCATATTCCTCTCAGCAGCCTGTAGGACTTGACGGGCAGTTCTGGCTTGGTTATCAGCGGTCGGGTTGGTCTCCAACAAACGCCTGGCAAAGTTAGCTGCTGTGCTGAGATTACCAGCCTTATAGCAAACAGTCATGGCATTCAAAAGTGCAAGTCTCAAGTGAGGCATTTGAAGGTTACAGTGGGTGAAGTAGGCTGCAAGCTCCTGTTGGCGTACTGGGTTGTCTCTCATTTCCCTCCTCTTAAGTTCCATCTTCAAACCCAGAACATATTCCTTAACAATGATAATCAATTCCTTTACTTCATCAACCTCTCTCCTTGACTCAACAACAATCAGAGGAATGGTATGGAGAATACTGAGGAAAAGCCGTAAAGCCTCTGTAAATTTCCCAGATGTTGTGGCCCTGTAACCAGCCTTGAGCTTCTCTTCAAGCTGAGAGAAATGGAACACAAGAGTAGGGGGCCCCCTCACGTTAGGGCTAGCTGATTCACTCCATCCCCTCTCAATTGCCACTGAGATCACAGGAGCTGAAGAGAAGGCACGCAGATAAGAATGGCTGCCCATGTGCAAATCAAGAAATGATGGTCTCAATGGAGCAAAGTTCCTTATACCCAGCTGTCGGCTCAACAAGCGCATTGCAGTATCAAAATTTCCAGCTGCAACATGTTCAGCAGCAAGAGAGGATTTTTGAATCCAAATTTGACTTACAGGCATACCAGGAGTTGGGGCAACAAATACTGAAGAACGGGCATTGCCAGCAGTTTTGGGTGTATCAATCTCGGGTGGAAGCTCAAGATCTTCAAGATCCCATCCTccgttttcattttcttcatgcACATCCTCATCCTCCAGCACTGCGCTAATGACTCCATTCTGCATGTTTTCCACATCAACGATATCCAAATCCTCACCCCAATCAGCATCTGCAGCCTCTTCATATTCTTCTTCAGCATTTCTGCCCGCAGTCTCAAGACCACCCTCAAATATTCCTTTCATCACCCTCAACAAGGGCCAATCTCCACTACATGTGACTGGACTTGGAGGCATCAAAAGAGATGGTGATTTGCCCTCAGGTAAAGTAGGAACATTATCTCCAAGTTCAGCTGCAAGACGTTCAGCAGTATCATGGAGTCCGTGAACCCTAGCGGCAATATAAGCAAGGGGCAGATGGCCAGCATTCTCCAAGATCTTAACACGCTCTTTGATATCACCCAAATATAGGGCATTGTGGAACTGACCCATCACATCATTCTTGACTTCAGCAATTTTCAGCATTTTGGACAATTTGTCCAAATTCCCTGTTATAAGATAAAGGAATGATAGCCTCTCAAAGTTCTTTGTCCTCTGGTATGCATATTCTACAATGCCTGCATTACCCTGACGTAGGGCCTCCACTCCCAACCGGTACCAGTGATCTTTCTCATCAATTTCCTTAGCAGAAGCAACAGCAACCTGGATGTTGCCACTCTCTAGGGCCAAGTTGAAGCGAATCCTCTCATCCCTCACAAAATGAAGGGCAACCTCTGGGAAACCTTTCTGCTGCAGGTATGCAATCATGGCCTGCCCACAGAGATCAGAGTTCCTAATCATGCTCATAACCTGGTCATATCTCTTCTTCAGAAGGAACAACTTAAACACATATTCAGTAGCATCAATAACAATGGCACGGTTTTTCCCATCTCGATCCAAGCAATAAATTGTATTTCCAGAAACTTTCGTTATGTATACAGGGACATCAAGAGTCCGAATTATTCCAGTATCCCCATTAGGAAGGCAGTACTTGATGTGGTTCAGGGTAGTATATATAAAGACACCAGTTTCATCCCAAGCTCCACTCTTTACACGGATTGTCTCATGGAGAGTGCATTGATGCACGAGCTTCTTACTGGCAATTATAATAGAATGTTTGCTCAGCAAAGCAACGGTCTCCATGTCCTGAGACCAAACAACATACCTAATGAAGGGAGTTTGAAGCT is a genomic window of Quercus lobata isolate SW786 chromosome 2, ValleyOak3.0 Primary Assembly, whole genome shotgun sequence containing:
- the LOC115974431 gene encoding coatomer subunit alpha-1-like; this translates as MLTKFETKSNRVKGLSFHSKRPWILASLHSGVIQLWDYRMGTLIDRFDEHDGPVRGVHFHKSQPLFVSGGDDYKIKVWNYKLHRCLFTLLGHLDYIRTVQFHHEYPWIVSASDDQTIRIWNWQSRTCISVLTGHNHYVMCASFHPKEDLVVSASLDQTVRVWDIGALRKKTVAPADDILRLSQMNTDLFGGVDAVVKYVLEGHDRGVNWASFHPTLPLIVSGADDRQVKIWRMNDTKAWEVDTLRGHMNNVSCVLFHARQDIIVSNSEDRSIRVWDATKRTGLQTFRREHDRFWILGAHPEMNLLAAGHDSGMIVFKLERERPAFSVSGDSMYYVKDRFLRFFEFATQRDTQVIPIRRPGSSTLNQGAKTLSYSPTENAVLICSDVDGGSYELYIIPKDSFGRGETVQEAKRGSGGSAVFVARNRFAVLEKSSNQVLVKNLKNEIVKKSAIPVIVDAIFYAGTGNLLCRAEDRVVIFDLQQRIILGELQTPFIRYVVWSQDMETVALLSKHSIIIASKKLVHQCTLHETIRVKSGAWDETGVFIYTTLNHIKYCLPNGDTGIIRTLDVPVYITKVSGNTIYCLDRDGKNRAIVIDATEYVFKLFLLKKRYDQVMSMIRNSDLCGQAMIAYLQQKGFPEVALHFVRDERIRFNLALESGNIQVAVASAKEIDEKDHWYRLGVEALRQGNAGIVEYAYQRTKNFERLSFLYLITGNLDKLSKMLKIAEVKNDVMGQFHNALYLGDIKERVKILENAGHLPLAYIAARVHGLHDTAERLAAELGDNVPTLPEGKSPSLLMPPSPVTCSGDWPLLRVMKGIFEGGLETAGRNAEEEYEEAADADWGEDLDIVDVENMQNGVISAVLEDEDVHEENENGGWDLEDLELPPEIDTPKTAGNARSSVFVAPTPGMPVSQIWIQKSSLAAEHVAAGNFDTAMRLLSRQLGIRNFAPLRPSFLDLHMGSHSYLRAFSSAPVISVAIERGWSESASPNVRGPPTLVFHFSQLEEKLKAGYRATTSGKFTEALRLFLSILHTIPLIVVESRREVDEVKELIIIVKEYVLGLKMELKRREMRDNPVRQQELAAYFTHCNLQMPHLRLALLNAMTVCYKAGNLSTAANFARRLLETNPTADNQARTARQVLQAAERNMQDATQLNYDFRNPFVVCGATYVPIYRGQKDISCPYCSSRFVPDQEGQLCAVCDLSVIGSDASGLLCSPSQIR